In one Cellulomonas sp. JZ18 genomic region, the following are encoded:
- a CDS encoding ice-binding family protein yields MLGTVAECYLVLVLALTAIAVVPLALGWQGSVVQTGSMRPHVNPGDVVLSTALPADSPVPLGGVVQFRTAAPGGGERTVLHRIVAPAEEQGEWVTAGDANHDVDSSTLSREDITGQARLLVRWVGLPSVWLRTGELAWVAAWVALTLAAVAVRVWSWPRREDEDAPTPSPGAGAGPPAPALGRRTFLAAALAVTAGGTVLAGREPVWAGFTARTATAGNTFRVGTWPTLALGRVASFALLAATRVANEAPYGIGSSVVGSVGVSPGTTVSGFWSWDITGSVERNTATARNARADALALYDTTRARAATRAASTTVTGTLPPGVAHRNGPVHVTGTLTLDARGDASAVFVITGTSVTFTAGSSVVLVNGASADRVLFLGTSTVTVSEGAYVRGVVLANGDVSLVRATVAGRVVSTQGAVLLRAATIAAP; encoded by the coding sequence GTGCTCGGGACGGTGGCCGAGTGCTACCTCGTCCTCGTCCTGGCTCTCACCGCGATCGCCGTCGTGCCGCTCGCGCTCGGGTGGCAGGGCTCGGTCGTGCAGACCGGGTCCATGCGCCCGCACGTGAACCCGGGCGACGTCGTGCTGTCCACCGCGCTGCCGGCGGACTCGCCCGTTCCCCTGGGGGGCGTCGTGCAGTTCCGCACGGCGGCCCCCGGCGGTGGCGAGCGCACCGTGCTGCACCGCATCGTGGCCCCCGCCGAGGAGCAGGGCGAGTGGGTCACCGCGGGCGACGCGAACCACGACGTGGACTCGAGCACCCTCTCGCGCGAGGACATCACCGGTCAGGCCCGGCTGCTCGTCCGGTGGGTCGGCCTGCCGAGCGTGTGGCTGCGCACGGGTGAGCTCGCGTGGGTCGCCGCCTGGGTCGCCCTCACGCTGGCCGCCGTCGCGGTGCGGGTCTGGTCGTGGCCGCGCCGCGAGGACGAGGACGCACCGACGCCGTCCCCCGGCGCCGGTGCGGGCCCGCCCGCGCCCGCGCTGGGTCGCCGCACCTTCCTGGCCGCCGCGCTCGCGGTGACGGCCGGCGGGACGGTCCTCGCCGGGCGCGAGCCCGTGTGGGCGGGCTTCACGGCGCGCACCGCGACGGCGGGGAACACGTTCCGGGTCGGCACGTGGCCGACGCTCGCGCTCGGGCGCGTGGCGTCGTTCGCGCTCCTCGCGGCGACGCGCGTGGCGAACGAGGCGCCCTACGGCATCGGCAGCTCGGTCGTCGGCAGCGTCGGCGTCTCGCCCGGCACCACCGTCTCCGGCTTCTGGAGCTGGGACATCACCGGGTCCGTCGAGCGCAACACCGCCACGGCCCGCAACGCCCGCGCCGACGCCCTCGCGCTGTACGACACCACACGGGCCCGCGCGGCCACCCGGGCCGCGTCCACGACGGTGACCGGCACGCTGCCACCGGGGGTCGCGCACCGCAACGGCCCGGTCCACGTGACCGGCACGCTCACGCTCGACGCGCGCGGCGACGCGAGCGCGGTGTTCGTGATCACCGGGACCTCGGTGACGTTCACGGCGGGGTCGTCGGTCGTGCTCGTCAACGGGGCGTCGGCGGACCGCGTCCTGTTCCTCGGCACGTCCACGGTCACGGTCTCGGAGGGCGCGTACGTGCGCGGCGTGGTGCTCGCGAACGGGGACGTCTCGCTCGTGCGCGCGACCGTGGCCGGACGCGTGGTGTCCACGCAGGGCGCGGTGCTGCTGCGGGCCGCGACGATCGCGGCGCCCTGA
- a CDS encoding 3-ketoacyl-ACP reductase, which produces MPAVALVTGGNRGIGLGISRRLVADGFAVSILATREEPTDVLDELRAAAGDPSLVRYVRGSVADLDDHRRYVDDAVGAWGRLDLLVNNAGVAPSVRADLLEATPESFDRVLGINLRGPYFLTQEFARRVIELRGPLDALPEPPAGPVATVVNVSSISATTVSTNRGDYCISKAGVGMATQLWAARLGPEGVVVYEVRPGVIATDMTAGVTGKYDALIEQGLAPVNRWGRPADVAGAVAVLASGQTPYSTGEVFHVDGGMHIPVL; this is translated from the coding sequence ATGCCCGCAGTCGCACTGGTCACCGGAGGCAACCGCGGGATCGGCCTCGGCATCAGCCGCCGTCTCGTCGCCGACGGGTTCGCCGTCTCGATCCTCGCGACGCGCGAGGAGCCGACGGACGTCCTCGACGAGCTGCGCGCGGCGGCCGGCGACCCGTCCCTCGTCCGGTACGTGCGCGGCTCCGTCGCCGACCTCGACGACCACCGCCGCTACGTGGACGACGCCGTCGGCGCCTGGGGGCGGCTGGACCTGCTGGTCAACAACGCCGGCGTCGCCCCGAGCGTGCGTGCGGACCTGCTGGAGGCGACCCCCGAGTCGTTCGACCGCGTGCTCGGCATCAACCTGCGCGGCCCGTACTTCCTCACGCAGGAGTTCGCGCGCCGCGTCATCGAGCTGCGCGGCCCGCTCGACGCGCTGCCCGAGCCGCCCGCCGGCCCCGTCGCGACCGTCGTCAACGTCTCGTCCATCTCCGCGACCACGGTGTCGACCAACCGCGGCGACTACTGCATCTCCAAGGCGGGCGTCGGCATGGCGACGCAGCTGTGGGCGGCCCGCCTCGGCCCCGAGGGGGTCGTCGTCTACGAGGTGCGCCCGGGCGTCATCGCCACCGACATGACGGCCGGCGTCACCGGCAAGTACGACGCCCTCATCGAGCAGGGCCTCGCGCCCGTGAACCGCTGGGGCCGCCCGGCGGACGTCGCCGGTGCCGTGGCGGTCCTCGCGTCCGGGCAGACGCCGTACTCGACGGGCGAGGTCTTCCACGTCGACGGCGGCATGCACATCCCGGTCCTCTGA
- a CDS encoding SGNH/GDSL hydrolase family protein — protein sequence MSTATSTDVHRVPLPDARVEVRGAAWLEETDDGVVPHRLPAWTWAQFPDDVVAMCDEQPSGVRLRLRTAARRLVLHVRTWRVATLPHAEPAPAERFEVLVGGRVVASAVCEASGLLTFDPSTATTSLGAAPAGTVACTLPDAGGVPADIEVWLPYRERVALVAVEADAPVLPPAPVDAPRWVHHGSSISHGANADAPTGTWPAVAARSAGVDLVNLGLSGNAVLDPFVARAIRDQPADVISLKLGINVVNHDLMRRRAFVPAVHGFLDTVREGHPTTPLVVVSPVLCPLVEDAPGPTSIDPDAPVTTFRTAGRAEEVAEGKLSLRVIRAELAALVAARRAAGDTALTYVDGRELYGDADAAELPMADLLHPDAAAQQRMGERFARVLAAVQQAVPAR from the coding sequence GTGAGCACGGCAACGTCCACTGACGTCCACCGGGTCCCGCTGCCCGACGCGCGCGTCGAGGTGCGCGGGGCGGCCTGGCTCGAGGAGACGGACGACGGCGTCGTGCCCCACCGGCTGCCGGCGTGGACGTGGGCGCAGTTCCCCGACGACGTCGTGGCGATGTGCGACGAGCAGCCGTCGGGCGTCCGGCTGCGCCTGCGGACGGCCGCGCGCCGCCTCGTGCTGCACGTGCGCACGTGGCGCGTCGCGACGCTCCCGCACGCGGAGCCGGCGCCCGCGGAGCGGTTCGAGGTGCTCGTCGGCGGCCGCGTCGTCGCGTCGGCCGTGTGCGAGGCGTCGGGCCTCCTGACGTTCGACCCGAGCACCGCGACGACGTCGCTCGGTGCGGCGCCCGCAGGGACTGTGGCGTGCACGCTGCCGGACGCGGGCGGGGTGCCCGCCGACATCGAGGTGTGGCTGCCGTACCGCGAGCGCGTCGCCCTCGTCGCCGTCGAGGCCGACGCCCCGGTCCTGCCGCCCGCACCCGTCGACGCGCCCCGCTGGGTGCACCACGGCTCGTCGATCAGCCACGGCGCGAACGCCGACGCGCCGACCGGCACCTGGCCGGCGGTCGCCGCCCGCAGCGCCGGGGTCGACCTCGTCAACCTGGGCCTGTCCGGCAACGCCGTGCTCGACCCGTTCGTCGCCCGCGCCATCCGGGACCAGCCCGCCGACGTGATCAGCCTCAAGCTCGGCATCAACGTCGTGAACCACGACCTCATGCGCCGGCGCGCGTTCGTCCCGGCCGTGCACGGGTTCCTCGACACGGTGCGCGAGGGTCACCCGACGACGCCGCTCGTCGTGGTCTCGCCGGTCCTGTGCCCCCTCGTCGAGGACGCGCCGGGGCCGACGTCGATCGACCCCGACGCGCCCGTGACGACGTTCCGCACCGCCGGGCGGGCCGAGGAGGTGGCCGAGGGCAAGCTCTCGCTGCGCGTGATCCGTGCCGAGCTCGCGGCGCTCGTGGCCGCACGGCGCGCCGCGGGCGACACCGCGCTGACGTACGTCGACGGGCGCGAGCTCTACGGCGACGCGGACGCCGCCGAGCTGCCGATGGCCGACCTGCTGCACCCGGACGCCGCGGCGCAGCAGCGCATGGGCGAGCGCTTCGCGCGGGTGCTGGCCGCCGTGCAGCAGGCGGTGCCCGCCCGCTGA
- a CDS encoding SRPBCC family protein: MTTTSTEHDSAAAQVYRIVIRATPEAVWDAITRPEFTARYFYGARVETTAEVGTPFRYRSPDGAQLWGDETVLESDPPRRLVVGWRSLFDPAVADEPASRVTWEVEDQGDGVSLLTVTHDRLERSPGTAAGVAGVGWTTVLSGLKSVLETGRGLREP; this comes from the coding sequence ATGACGACGACGTCGACCGAGCACGACAGCGCCGCCGCACAGGTGTACCGGATCGTCATCCGGGCGACGCCGGAGGCGGTCTGGGACGCGATCACGCGGCCGGAGTTCACGGCGCGCTACTTCTACGGCGCGCGGGTCGAGACCACCGCGGAGGTCGGGACGCCCTTCCGCTACCGCTCGCCGGACGGTGCGCAGCTGTGGGGCGACGAGACGGTGCTCGAGTCCGACCCGCCGAGGCGGCTGGTCGTGGGGTGGCGCTCGCTGTTCGACCCGGCGGTGGCGGACGAGCCCGCGAGCCGCGTCACGTGGGAGGTCGAGGACCAGGGCGACGGCGTGAGCCTCCTGACGGTCACGCACGACCGGCTCGAGCGCTCGCCGGGCACGGCCGCCGGTGTGGCGGGCGTCGGCTGGACGACCGTGCTCAGCGGGCTGAAGTCGGTGCTCGAGACGGGGCGCGGCCTGCGCGAGCCGTGA
- a CDS encoding AEC family transporter — MGAVLTALGTMGAVVALGWALGRYRVLGERAAPVLARVVFAVATPALLLGTLAHADLRLLLSRTAAVTWGSTVLVALTAALVLRLALRRGAADVTVGTLASSYVNAGNIGLPLSVYLLDDPVAVVPTLLFQLLVLAPVAFTVLDGAAAAQRVDEGADDTGGGRAGGREAAAVVPWALRARAVVRRTLTNPIILGTLAGLVLAALPWRLPEVVFEPFRLVGAAAAPLALLAFGMQLAVPRTAGTSAPRPDLALAVTLRSVAHPVAAWALGSALGLPAHALLAVTAMAALPTAQNVLVYAMQYRHGEALARDAGLVTTVLCVPVLLIVAATLG; from the coding sequence ATGGGGGCCGTGCTCACCGCCCTCGGCACCATGGGCGCCGTCGTCGCGCTCGGCTGGGCGCTCGGCCGGTACCGCGTCCTCGGGGAGCGCGCCGCGCCCGTGCTCGCGCGCGTCGTCTTCGCCGTCGCCACGCCGGCCCTGCTGCTGGGGACCCTCGCGCACGCCGACCTGCGCCTCCTGCTGTCCCGGACGGCCGCCGTCACGTGGGGCTCCACGGTGCTCGTCGCCCTGACGGCGGCGCTCGTGCTGCGGCTCGCGCTGCGCCGCGGCGCCGCCGACGTCACGGTCGGCACTCTCGCCTCGTCCTACGTCAACGCCGGCAACATCGGGCTGCCGCTGTCGGTGTACCTGCTGGACGACCCGGTCGCGGTCGTGCCGACGCTGCTGTTCCAGCTGCTCGTGCTGGCCCCCGTCGCGTTCACCGTGCTCGACGGCGCGGCCGCCGCGCAGCGGGTCGACGAGGGAGCCGACGACACCGGCGGGGGTCGCGCCGGTGGTCGGGAGGCCGCCGCCGTCGTCCCCTGGGCCCTGCGGGCGCGCGCGGTCGTGCGGCGCACGCTGACGAACCCGATCATCCTCGGCACGCTCGCCGGGCTCGTCCTCGCCGCGCTCCCGTGGCGCCTGCCCGAGGTCGTGTTCGAGCCGTTCCGCCTGGTCGGCGCCGCGGCGGCGCCGCTCGCGCTGCTCGCGTTCGGCATGCAGCTGGCGGTCCCGCGCACCGCCGGCACGTCCGCCCCGCGGCCGGACCTCGCGCTCGCGGTCACGCTGCGCAGCGTCGCCCACCCGGTGGCCGCCTGGGCGCTGGGCTCCGCGCTCGGGCTGCCCGCCCACGCGCTGCTCGCCGTGACGGCGATGGCGGCGCTCCCGACGGCGCAGAACGTCCTCGTCTACGCGATGCAGTACCGGCACGGCGAGGCCCTCGCGCGGGACGCCGGACTCGTCACGACCGTGCTGTGCGTGCCGGTGCTGCTGATCGTCGCCGCAACGCTCGGCTGA
- a CDS encoding helix-turn-helix transcriptional regulator: MTAQDDDKVFKALADPTRRSLLDRLFEEDGRTLTELESVLPMSRFGVAKHLRVLEEAGLVVTRRSGREKLHHLNPVPIRALHDRWIGKYTERHVSALLDLKDRLEEGS, from the coding sequence GTGACGGCGCAGGACGACGACAAGGTCTTCAAGGCCCTCGCCGACCCGACCCGTCGCAGCCTGCTGGACCGCCTCTTCGAGGAGGACGGCCGGACCCTCACGGAGCTCGAGAGCGTGCTGCCGATGAGCCGGTTCGGTGTCGCCAAGCACCTGCGCGTCCTCGAGGAGGCCGGCCTGGTCGTCACGCGTCGCTCCGGACGGGAGAAGCTGCACCACCTCAACCCGGTCCCGATCCGGGCCCTGCACGACCGGTGGATCGGGAAGTACACGGAACGGCACGTCTCCGCGCTGCTCGACCTGAAGGACCGACTGGAGGAGGGGTCATGA
- a CDS encoding ATP-binding cassette domain-containing protein, whose protein sequence is MSSTRAVLTAIDVRAGYGGPAVLDGIHLTLRTGDAVGLLGRSGVGKSTLVEILGGHMRPGAGRVTLDGVDVSKPPLRQRKLVKARLRTVHQNGLAGIDPQRTVERTLEDAFGEARKAGRSTNHDVEAALGVVGLPIRFVTRTVRSLSGGERQRVAIARALAAKPDLLLLDEPLTAVDQAMREEVAADIRALVREDGIGLLVASHDVRLLDRLTDTVHVLADGRLVESAPLRQLLRDPQHPDTRALVEALPEAVAGGRVLAD, encoded by the coding sequence ATGAGCAGCACCCGGGCAGTCCTGACCGCCATCGACGTCCGCGCGGGCTACGGCGGACCCGCCGTCCTCGACGGCATCCACCTCACGCTGCGCACCGGGGACGCCGTGGGTCTGCTCGGACGCTCGGGCGTCGGCAAGTCCACCCTCGTCGAGATCCTCGGCGGGCACATGCGGCCCGGGGCCGGGCGCGTGACGCTGGACGGCGTCGACGTGTCGAAGCCGCCGCTGCGCCAGCGCAAGCTCGTCAAGGCGCGGCTGCGGACCGTCCACCAGAACGGCCTGGCGGGCATCGACCCGCAGCGCACGGTCGAGCGGACGCTGGAGGACGCGTTCGGCGAGGCGCGCAAGGCCGGGCGGTCGACCAACCACGACGTCGAGGCCGCGCTCGGCGTGGTCGGGCTGCCCATCCGCTTCGTCACGCGCACGGTCCGCTCGCTGTCCGGCGGCGAGCGCCAGCGCGTCGCGATCGCGCGGGCCCTGGCCGCCAAGCCGGACCTGCTGCTGCTCGACGAGCCGCTGACCGCCGTCGACCAGGCGATGCGGGAGGAGGTCGCCGCCGACATCCGCGCGCTCGTGCGCGAGGACGGCATCGGCCTGCTCGTCGCGTCGCACGACGTGCGCCTGCTCGACCGGCTCACCGACACCGTGCACGTGCTCGCCGACGGCCGGCTCGTCGAGTCCGCGCCGCTGCGGCAGCTGCTGCGCGACCCGCAGCACCCGGACACGCGTGCGCTCGTCGAGGCGCTGCCGGAGGCCGTCGCGGGCGGGCGGGTGCTCGCGGACTGA
- a CDS encoding FAD-binding protein yields the protein MSTEPRTEPRTEALHHEPETLRIGGHDVPVVTATTVVVGTGSAGYCAAARLVQFGHDDVVMVADKIHAGASRNAGSDKQTYYKLTLSGGDGDSVREMAETLFSGGAMDGDNALAEAALSARGFLHLVDLGVPFPQNRFGEFIGYKTDHDPRRRATSVGPYTSRSMVEHLEKKVQRDGTRVFDGCRVVDVVTATDPDGTRRVAGLLVLRTDVPHDGAASPWLLFRCTNLVYATGGPAGMYATRVFPNGQWGASGAAYRAGVHGKNLTEWQFGLASIKPRWNVSGTYMQVIPRFVSTDQDGGDEREFLTEAIPDYGRLMSLVFLKGYQWPFDIRKARDGSSLVDLLVYRETVLRGRRVFLDFRRNPVREDFDPTALSPEAFAYLEKAGVLFGTPIQRLRRMNEPAYQFYLDKNPYVDLEREMLEVDVCAQHNNGGLVVDAWWQSNVAGFFPVGEAGGAHGVYRPGGAALNSGQVGATRAAQFIAARRDEKPLPEAEFAEVAAPVLGAALDLTARATGRAAAGVPDNTGDLLKDVQVLMSAKAGPVRSAASIQEALVQVHDWLTRYDDLVTADGTSRRSVNRTFLVRDILTSAYVYLSAMADYVAHGGRSRGSVLYSDASGELPRTGYGPDADTELDLPDVFRFALDGGVLDDVVQETAWLAPGEAAVPDDGGPGWAPVVPRAVDDPAGTPVFRWRPRRPIPEDDDFFENVWREFREHGNVH from the coding sequence ATGAGCACCGAGCCCCGTACCGAGCCCCGTACCGAGGCCCTGCACCACGAGCCCGAGACGCTGCGCATCGGCGGCCACGACGTCCCGGTCGTCACGGCGACGACCGTGGTCGTCGGCACCGGGTCGGCCGGCTACTGCGCCGCGGCGCGGCTGGTCCAGTTCGGGCACGACGACGTCGTCATGGTCGCGGACAAGATCCACGCCGGCGCGTCCCGCAACGCGGGCTCCGACAAGCAGACGTACTACAAGCTCACGCTGTCCGGCGGCGACGGCGACTCGGTGCGCGAGATGGCCGAGACGCTGTTCAGCGGCGGCGCGATGGACGGCGACAACGCGCTCGCGGAGGCGGCGCTGTCCGCCCGCGGGTTCCTGCACCTCGTCGACCTCGGCGTGCCGTTCCCGCAGAACCGGTTCGGGGAGTTCATCGGCTACAAGACCGACCACGACCCGCGTCGCCGCGCGACGTCGGTGGGGCCGTACACGAGCCGGTCGATGGTGGAGCACCTGGAGAAGAAGGTGCAGCGCGACGGCACGCGCGTGTTCGACGGGTGCCGCGTCGTCGACGTCGTCACGGCCACGGACCCCGACGGCACGCGCCGCGTCGCCGGTCTGCTCGTGCTGCGCACCGACGTCCCGCACGACGGCGCCGCGAGCCCGTGGCTGCTGTTCCGCTGCACCAACCTCGTCTACGCCACGGGCGGGCCGGCGGGCATGTACGCGACGCGCGTCTTCCCCAACGGGCAGTGGGGTGCGTCCGGTGCGGCGTACCGGGCGGGCGTGCACGGCAAGAACCTCACCGAGTGGCAGTTCGGGCTCGCGTCGATCAAGCCGCGCTGGAACGTGTCCGGCACGTACATGCAGGTGATCCCGCGGTTCGTCTCGACCGACCAGGACGGCGGCGACGAGCGCGAGTTCCTCACCGAGGCGATCCCCGACTACGGGCGCCTGATGTCGCTGGTGTTCCTCAAGGGCTACCAGTGGCCGTTCGACATCCGGAAGGCCCGCGACGGGTCGAGCCTGGTCGACCTGCTCGTCTACCGCGAGACGGTGCTGCGCGGGCGGCGCGTGTTCCTCGACTTCCGCCGCAACCCGGTGCGCGAGGACTTCGACCCGACCGCGCTCAGCCCGGAGGCGTTCGCCTACCTGGAGAAGGCCGGCGTGCTCTTCGGCACCCCGATCCAGCGGCTGCGGCGCATGAACGAGCCCGCGTACCAGTTCTACCTGGACAAGAACCCGTACGTGGACCTCGAGCGGGAGATGCTCGAGGTCGACGTGTGCGCGCAGCACAACAACGGCGGGCTCGTCGTCGACGCGTGGTGGCAGTCGAACGTCGCCGGGTTCTTCCCCGTCGGCGAGGCGGGCGGCGCGCACGGCGTCTACCGCCCCGGCGGTGCGGCCCTCAACAGCGGTCAGGTCGGTGCGACGCGCGCCGCCCAGTTCATCGCGGCGCGTCGTGACGAGAAGCCGCTGCCCGAGGCGGAGTTCGCCGAGGTCGCGGCACCGGTGCTCGGCGCGGCCCTCGACCTGACCGCACGCGCCACGGGACGGGCCGCGGCGGGCGTGCCGGACAACACCGGCGACCTGCTGAAGGACGTCCAGGTGCTCATGAGCGCCAAGGCCGGGCCGGTCCGGTCCGCCGCCTCCATCCAGGAGGCGCTGGTGCAGGTGCACGACTGGCTCACGCGGTACGACGACCTCGTCACCGCCGACGGCACCTCGCGGCGCTCGGTCAACCGCACGTTCCTCGTCCGCGACATCCTCACCAGCGCCTACGTGTACCTGTCCGCGATGGCGGACTACGTCGCGCACGGCGGGCGCTCGCGCGGGTCGGTGCTGTACTCCGACGCGTCCGGCGAGCTGCCGCGCACCGGGTACGGGCCGGACGCCGACACGGAGCTCGACCTGCCGGACGTCTTCCGGTTCGCGCTCGACGGCGGCGTGCTCGACGACGTCGTGCAGGAGACCGCGTGGCTGGCGCCGGGGGAGGCGGCGGTGCCGGACGACGGCGGCCCAGGCTGGGCGCCCGTCGTGCCGCGTGCCGTCGACGACCCCGCCGGCACCCCGGTGTTCCGGTGGCGTCCCCGCCGCCCGATCCCGGAGGACGACGACTTCTTCGAGAACGTGTGGCGGGAGTTCCGTGAGCACGGCAACGTCCACTGA